A genomic segment from Candidatus Brocadia sinica JPN1 encodes:
- a CDS encoding isoprenyl transferase, with product MSGNGHLPSHVAIIMDGNGRWARQRGLVRIRGHKEGIESVREITRECAKRHLKQLTLYAFSQENWKRPKREVNLLMKLLKEFLVKERKEIEENNIRLTAIGRISGLPEDVQRELAISIEESKDNTGMVLCLALNYGGRSEIVDAAKDIAKSVKDGKMDLNEITEETFKKFLYTGEMTDPDLLIRTGGEMRVSNFLLWEISYTELWVTPICWPDFRKEHLEEAMKDYARRERRFGGLQE from the coding sequence ATGAGCGGAAACGGGCATTTACCTTCCCACGTTGCGATCATTATGGATGGGAATGGACGGTGGGCAAGGCAAAGGGGACTGGTAAGGATCAGGGGACATAAGGAAGGGATCGAGTCTGTCCGTGAAATAACGCGTGAATGTGCGAAAAGACATTTAAAACAGTTAACGCTGTATGCATTTTCCCAGGAGAACTGGAAAAGACCGAAACGGGAAGTTAATTTATTGATGAAACTCCTGAAAGAGTTCCTTGTCAAGGAGCGAAAAGAGATTGAAGAGAATAATATCCGCTTAACGGCTATTGGCCGAATAAGCGGCCTGCCGGAAGATGTACAAAGAGAACTCGCTATCAGTATAGAAGAAAGCAAGGATAATACCGGGATGGTACTCTGTCTTGCGCTCAATTACGGAGGACGTTCCGAGATCGTAGATGCGGCAAAAGATATTGCTAAAAGTGTTAAAGATGGAAAGATGGATTTAAATGAAATTACGGAGGAGACCTTTAAGAAATTTCTGTATACAGGTGAAATGACAGATCCCGACCTGCTCATACGGACGGGTGGGGAGATGCGGGTAAGTAATTTTCTGTTGTGGGAAATTTCGTACACGGAGCTTTGGGTCACCCCCATCTGCTGGCCGGATTTTCGGAAGGAACATCTGGAGGAAGCGATGAAAGACTATGCACGCCGGGAACGCCGTTTTGGCGGGTTACAAGAGTGA
- a CDS encoding adenylosuccinate synthase, whose protein sequence is MENLTMGSNTCLVGLQWGDEGKGKIVDILTESFDIIVRYQGGSNAGHTVIVNNEKFVLHLIPSGILRKNKYCIIGSGVALDPLQLLEEIAELRKKNIEVGDNLRISEIAHLVFPYHKKLDELSESEKGDEKIGTTRRGIGPCYTDKMARTGIRVADLYHPEHFKQRLKKIVEEKNRIFVRLYNADALSWEDIYDTYCAYAEQIKPYVCNTVVFMDDAIKAKKKVLFEGAQGSLLDVDFGTYPFITSSSVTAGGAAVGTGICPKQIHKVLGVMKSYTTRVGSGPFPSELNDELGEYLRKKGGEYGATTGRPRRCGWFDAVAVKHAIMVNGVDGAVLTKLDVLDEQKTIKICVGYKFADKVYDLFPTDLAARPDCQPVYKEVPGWQKDTSKMRDIRDIPSQAKSYINTLEKILGIRVEMLSVGPDRGQIVNLL, encoded by the coding sequence ATGGAAAATTTAACTATGGGTTCTAATACCTGCCTCGTCGGATTGCAGTGGGGTGATGAAGGGAAAGGTAAGATTGTTGATATACTCACGGAGTCGTTTGACATTATCGTAAGGTATCAGGGTGGAAGCAACGCGGGCCATACGGTCATCGTAAATAATGAAAAATTCGTATTACATCTCATTCCATCCGGAATCCTCAGGAAAAATAAATATTGCATCATCGGTAGCGGAGTAGCCCTGGATCCCCTCCAATTATTGGAAGAAATCGCAGAGTTGAGGAAGAAAAATATAGAAGTAGGCGATAACCTCCGTATCAGTGAAATAGCACATCTTGTGTTTCCCTACCATAAAAAACTGGATGAACTTTCTGAGTCCGAAAAAGGGGACGAAAAGATTGGTACGACCCGCAGGGGTATCGGGCCGTGTTATACCGATAAAATGGCGCGTACGGGCATACGGGTAGCCGATCTTTACCACCCTGAGCACTTTAAACAAAGGCTCAAAAAGATCGTAGAGGAAAAAAACAGGATATTCGTACGTTTGTATAATGCAGATGCGTTATCATGGGAGGATATTTACGATACGTATTGCGCGTATGCAGAGCAGATAAAACCTTACGTGTGCAATACGGTAGTGTTCATGGATGATGCCATAAAAGCAAAAAAAAAGGTATTATTTGAAGGCGCCCAAGGCTCATTGCTCGATGTGGATTTTGGTACCTATCCCTTTATCACGTCGTCCTCCGTTACTGCAGGTGGCGCGGCGGTTGGTACGGGTATTTGCCCCAAACAGATACACAAGGTACTCGGCGTAATGAAATCCTACACGACACGGGTCGGCAGCGGACCCTTCCCTTCCGAATTGAATGATGAATTGGGTGAGTATTTACGGAAAAAAGGGGGAGAATACGGCGCTACTACGGGAAGGCCCAGACGGTGCGGCTGGTTTGATGCAGTGGCTGTAAAGCATGCAATAATGGTGAATGGTGTGGACGGCGCTGTTTTGACAAAACTGGATGTTTTGGACGAACAAAAAACGATAAAGATATGTGTAGGCTATAAATTTGCTGATAAAGTATACGATCTTTTTCCCACAGATTTGGCAGCGCGGCCTGATTGTCAACCAGTATACAAGGAAGTACCAGGTTGGCAGAAGGATACGTCAAAAATGCGAGATATCAGAGATATTCCTTCGCAAGCGAAGAGCTATATAAATACCCTTGAAAAGATTTTGGGTATCAGGGTGGAAATGCTTTCTGTTGGTCCGGATCGTGGTCAGATTGTGAATCTTCTATGA
- a CDS encoding DUF4197 domain-containing protein: MKKKNIVIMLALVLTASTTYGGFLSNLFKKGGGGVSKTGLDESTVISGLKEALSVATDKTIASVSSLDGYFANKAIKILMPEKIQKVADTLGKFGFQKQVDDFVLSMNRAAEKAAPVAREYFVDAIKQMTFKDAMKILDGGDTAATDFFRKKTYNKLYDSFKPTISDSMNQVGVTNYYKDMMGKFTAIPFMKAESIDLDDYVTNKALDGLFYMVGEEEKNIRKNPAARVTDLLKEVFGKN; this comes from the coding sequence ATGAAAAAGAAAAACATTGTGATTATGCTGGCATTGGTACTGACGGCAAGCACCACATATGGAGGGTTTCTGAGTAATCTTTTTAAAAAGGGAGGTGGTGGTGTTTCAAAAACTGGCCTTGATGAGAGTACGGTTATATCCGGGTTAAAAGAGGCCCTGTCCGTTGCAACGGATAAAACTATAGCCTCCGTATCCTCTCTTGATGGTTATTTTGCCAATAAGGCTATTAAGATTTTAATGCCTGAAAAGATCCAAAAGGTAGCAGATACCCTGGGGAAATTCGGATTCCAGAAACAGGTCGATGACTTTGTGCTGAGTATGAACCGCGCAGCGGAAAAGGCGGCGCCTGTCGCGAGGGAATATTTCGTCGATGCTATAAAACAGATGACTTTCAAGGATGCCATGAAAATCCTGGATGGCGGAGACACTGCAGCCACTGATTTCTTCAGGAAAAAAACATACAATAAACTTTACGACTCGTTCAAGCCAACTATTTCTGACTCAATGAACCAGGTAGGGGTTACAAATTATTATAAGGACATGATGGGTAAATTCACGGCGATTCCTTTCATGAAAGCGGAGTCAATTGATCTTGATGATTATGTGACAAACAAGGCCCTTGATGGGCTTTTTTACATGGTAGGGGAGGAGGAAAAGAACATCAGAAAAAATCCTGCGGCAAGGGTGACAGACCTCCTGAAAGAAGTGTTTGGAAAGAACTAA
- the bamD gene encoding outer membrane protein assembly factor BamD: protein MTATSSYGKWVWNKETGWMESPSTAISTLDQRYKYALSLLVEQKYTIAVKEFESIISTAPDSEYAEASQINIGWAYFLNSDYKRALKAYEKVLQKYPGTKRTEEILRREYQVGVAQMDTNEEAAIGVFEKIIEKHHLGPIASDAQVKIADCYFKLGQYEEALDAYEKFLENYPKSEWVPYVQYQIPLSKVHHEKQQERNYGLLISAREGFEEYLVSNPQGIHAEDAKRIIEEIRIIEAEREFNIGEFYLRVKKPASAAMYFEYVKADFPDTIWAERANEKIEFLRMIEAIK, encoded by the coding sequence ATGACGGCGACTTCTTCCTATGGAAAATGGGTGTGGAATAAGGAGACGGGCTGGATGGAATCCCCTTCCACTGCAATTTCAACATTGGATCAACGTTACAAATATGCCCTTTCCCTTCTGGTAGAACAAAAGTACACCATTGCAGTAAAAGAATTTGAATCGATTATTAGTACCGCTCCTGATTCTGAATATGCGGAAGCTTCTCAGATAAATATTGGATGGGCCTATTTTCTCAACAGTGATTACAAAAGGGCGTTGAAGGCCTACGAGAAGGTCTTACAAAAATATCCGGGGACAAAAAGGACAGAGGAAATACTCAGAAGGGAGTATCAGGTCGGCGTTGCACAGATGGACACCAATGAGGAAGCGGCAATCGGTGTTTTTGAAAAGATTATAGAAAAGCATCATTTAGGACCTATTGCCTCTGATGCACAAGTAAAAATAGCGGATTGTTACTTTAAACTCGGCCAATATGAAGAAGCCCTTGACGCTTATGAGAAGTTTTTGGAAAATTATCCAAAGAGTGAATGGGTTCCTTACGTACAATACCAGATACCGCTTTCAAAAGTTCATCATGAGAAGCAACAAGAACGCAATTATGGTCTCCTGATTTCTGCCCGGGAAGGTTTTGAAGAATATTTAGTCTCAAATCCACAGGGTATCCATGCAGAGGACGCGAAAAGAATAATTGAAGAAATAAGGATTATTGAGGCGGAAAGGGAATTTAACATTGGAGAGTTTTATCTGAGAGTGAAAAAACCTGCTTCGGCTGCCATGTATTTTGAATATGTTAAGGCCGATTTTCCTGATACAATCTGGGCAGAGAGGGCTAATGAAAAGATTGAATTCCTGAGAATGATTGAGGCAATAAAATAG
- the cdaA gene encoding diadenylate cyclase CdaA, which yields MLESIADLFNNINVWMIGRSLGEIFLIYTVVYVVLRIMQGTSGTSILRGLAFIIVLISIGVLFFVRKLQLYTIDWLMTEFVPVFIIPIIILFQPEFRRALLKLGQNPVFRMFSKSEYQVTNEIIKAVEILSRNKIGALIALEREIGLDNFVETGTKLNANVSSELLNAIFWPGSPLHDGAVIIQEQKISAAGCLLPLTEKTELSKSLGTRHRAGIGLTEETDAMVIIVSEETGTISTGFKGVLNRNVDEKGLKKVLDELSTERFGVARSAHV from the coding sequence ATGTTAGAAAGTATAGCTGATTTATTCAACAATATAAATGTCTGGATGATAGGGAGGTCTCTGGGTGAGATATTTCTTATCTATACGGTGGTATATGTTGTTTTACGAATCATGCAGGGTACCAGCGGGACGAGCATTCTGAGAGGTCTGGCATTCATTATCGTTTTGATCTCCATTGGCGTACTGTTTTTTGTGCGAAAATTGCAACTCTACACAATCGATTGGTTAATGACAGAGTTTGTCCCCGTATTTATCATTCCCATTATTATTCTCTTTCAACCTGAATTCCGGCGTGCACTGTTAAAACTCGGTCAAAATCCCGTTTTCCGCATGTTTTCAAAGTCTGAATATCAGGTGACTAATGAAATTATAAAGGCTGTTGAAATTTTATCCAGAAATAAAATTGGCGCGCTCATTGCTCTTGAAAGAGAAATTGGCCTGGATAATTTCGTGGAAACGGGAACGAAGTTGAATGCGAATGTATCGAGCGAATTGCTCAATGCCATATTTTGGCCTGGTTCGCCCTTACATGACGGGGCTGTTATCATTCAAGAGCAGAAGATAAGCGCTGCGGGCTGTTTGCTCCCGCTTACTGAAAAGACGGAACTATCAAAGAGCCTTGGCACGCGCCATAGGGCGGGTATTGGACTTACGGAAGAAACCGATGCTATGGTTATCATTGTATCAGAAGAAACTGGTACGATTTCTACCGGGTTTAAAGGGGTGTTGAATCGGAATGTCGATGAAAAAGGATTGAAAAAGGTTCTCGATGAACTATCCACAGAAAGATTTGGAGTTGCAAGGAGCGCCCACGTTTGA
- the ybeY gene encoding rRNA maturation RNase YbeY, with protein MQKNFIKLEITDLQKFHPINKSKIKKLVAGVLKAEKEGKNAELSVVFVDNKRMKEINRTFLRHNYATDVLSFPYQGHSLKNNINGEIIISVEMAAKLAQKRGYSIEGEVALYLVHGLLHLIGYDDKQKGDAKKMHQREGELLSNFGYRVPLPN; from the coding sequence ATGCAAAAAAATTTTATAAAATTAGAGATTACAGATCTGCAAAAATTTCATCCTATTAATAAAAGCAAAATAAAAAAACTTGTTGCCGGTGTTCTAAAAGCTGAAAAAGAAGGGAAGAATGCAGAACTCAGTGTTGTTTTTGTCGATAACAAAAGGATGAAAGAAATTAACAGGACATTCCTGAGACATAACTATGCCACCGATGTACTGAGTTTTCCCTATCAGGGGCATTCCCTCAAAAATAACATCAACGGAGAAATTATTATCTCTGTTGAAATGGCTGCAAAACTAGCACAAAAACGTGGATATTCAATTGAAGGGGAAGTTGCCCTTTATCTGGTTCATGGTTTATTGCATCTGATCGGGTATGATGACAAACAGAAAGGAGATGCGAAAAAGATGCACCAGAGAGAAGGGGAACTATTGTCGAATTTTGGTTATCGTGTCCCTTTACCGAACTGA
- the folP gene encoding dihydropteroate synthase has translation MGILNVTPDSFYDGERYNTRENAIDHALEMVEEGADIIDVGGESTRPGAYPVSEAEEIQRVIPVIKLLSKQIRKPISIDTYKAKVAEKAIDAGASIINDIGGLLMDRKMAKVAAETKAPVIIMHKKGTPRTMQKYPIRKNVLPEILSSLRKSVSIALDAGVEEEKIILDPGIGFGKTLQQNLVILKRLQDLKSMGFPILIGTSRKRFIGTILKLPVQESLYGTLATLAIAVMNGAHIVRVHDVREAVHVVTMCDAIRNSSC, from the coding sequence ATGGGAATCCTGAATGTAACTCCGGACTCATTTTATGACGGTGAAAGATATAACACACGGGAAAATGCCATTGATCATGCGCTCGAAATGGTGGAGGAAGGGGCAGATATTATTGACGTTGGTGGTGAATCTACGAGACCCGGCGCATATCCCGTATCGGAGGCCGAAGAAATACAGAGGGTTATTCCTGTGATAAAGTTGTTATCAAAACAGATACGGAAACCAATTTCCATTGATACCTATAAGGCAAAGGTTGCTGAAAAAGCGATTGATGCAGGGGCATCGATTATCAATGACATCGGCGGGTTGCTTATGGATAGGAAGATGGCAAAAGTCGCCGCAGAGACAAAAGCGCCTGTTATCATTATGCATAAAAAAGGCACACCCAGAACGATGCAAAAATATCCCATACGGAAAAATGTATTGCCGGAAATATTATCTTCTCTGAGAAAGTCCGTTTCCATTGCACTCGATGCAGGGGTGGAGGAAGAGAAAATTATTTTAGATCCCGGTATCGGTTTTGGTAAAACCTTACAACAGAATCTGGTGATACTGAAAAGATTGCAAGATCTCAAAAGCATGGGCTTTCCCATCTTAATCGGTACGTCACGAAAAAGGTTTATCGGTACTATTTTAAAACTTCCTGTTCAGGAAAGTTTGTATGGGACGCTTGCAACTCTTGCCATCGCAGTCATGAATGGCGCGCACATTGTAAGAGTTCATGATGTGCGCGAAGCTGTCCACGTTGTAACGATGTGTGACGCAATCAGGAATAGTTCATGTTAG
- a CDS encoding LptE family protein yields MLKYKYRAQDGVNQKTPLCSPFVRENRGGNEKVFSKKKFLPGNTITSFASVALLLLFTVFIGSCGYSSKSLLRSNVRSIYIPIFDNNTFRRGYEFDLTKAVRDQILLRTRLDIVDKDEADSILFGKITGVDENVLIEDREDNIVESRVTVTIEIRWVDKRTGRTIVERRNIKRPTEFIVRRNETLTSSGNEAFVKVAQSIVDAMEEDW; encoded by the coding sequence ATGCTGAAATACAAATACAGAGCGCAGGACGGCGTCAACCAAAAGACCCCTCTCTGTTCTCCCTTTGTAAGGGAGAACAGGGGGGGAAATGAAAAAGTTTTCTCGAAAAAGAAGTTTTTACCGGGTAATACTATAACGTCTTTTGCCTCTGTCGCTTTGTTACTGCTTTTTACTGTTTTTATCGGAAGTTGCGGCTATTCTTCAAAATCGTTGCTCCGTTCCAATGTCCGGAGTATCTATATCCCGATTTTTGATAATAATACCTTTCGGAGAGGGTATGAGTTTGACCTTACCAAGGCCGTCCGTGACCAGATATTGCTCAGAACGCGTCTTGACATTGTTGATAAGGATGAGGCTGATTCCATCTTGTTTGGGAAGATCACGGGTGTTGATGAGAACGTCTTAATTGAAGACAGGGAAGATAACATCGTTGAAAGCCGGGTTACGGTGACAATCGAAATTCGATGGGTAGACAAGAGGACAGGAAGAACCATTGTTGAGCGGAGAAACATCAAAAGACCTACGGAATTTATCGTTCGCAGAAATGAAACACTTACTTCTTCCGGTAATGAGGCATTTGTAAAAGTTGCCCAAAGTATTGTGGATGCTATGGAAGAGGACTGGTAA
- a CDS encoding PhoH family protein has translation MNQKVKIQKHPVNKEYFQEPLTYQNTLILENDAEASVLYGSHDRHLRLIRDAFHVQLVARHGLLKLEGEKEQVDASKEVLNRLLEIVRSTGRLDLEDVEQAIVDAKNVSGEDSSQTIDVFQRGIFIKPKTDGQAKYIEAIKKNDLVFCIGPAGTGKTYLAVALALSFLKSGRIRRIVLARPAVEAGEKLGYLPGDIKAKVNPYLRPLYDAIADMMDVGHVKKYLETDLIEILPLAYMRGRTLNDSFIILDEAQNCTVKQMKTFLTRLGVKSKVVVTGDITQVDLPAGEMSGLIDVQERLMNINNVSFVYLTKADIVRHKLVQDIVDAYES, from the coding sequence ATGAATCAAAAAGTTAAAATTCAAAAACATCCTGTAAACAAAGAATATTTTCAAGAACCTCTCACCTATCAGAATACACTCATCCTTGAAAACGACGCGGAAGCATCCGTCCTGTATGGCAGTCATGATAGACATTTGCGTCTTATCAGGGATGCCTTTCATGTCCAATTAGTAGCCCGTCATGGGCTCCTGAAACTCGAAGGAGAAAAAGAGCAGGTAGATGCCAGCAAAGAAGTGTTGAACAGATTGCTGGAAATCGTTCGTTCTACAGGAAGATTGGATCTGGAAGACGTGGAGCAAGCCATTGTTGATGCAAAAAACGTGTCAGGTGAGGATTCCTCCCAAACGATCGACGTCTTCCAACGGGGTATCTTTATAAAACCAAAGACAGATGGCCAGGCAAAATACATAGAGGCGATTAAAAAAAATGATCTGGTTTTTTGTATAGGGCCTGCAGGGACGGGAAAGACGTATTTAGCAGTAGCCCTGGCACTTTCTTTTCTGAAAAGTGGACGGATAAGGAGGATTGTGCTTGCCAGGCCGGCCGTGGAAGCAGGTGAAAAACTCGGATATTTGCCCGGTGATATTAAGGCTAAAGTAAATCCCTATCTGCGCCCGCTCTATGATGCCATCGCGGATATGATGGATGTTGGACATGTAAAAAAATATCTGGAAACTGACCTGATAGAGATTCTCCCCCTTGCCTATATGCGCGGAAGAACGCTAAACGATTCCTTTATCATTTTGGATGAAGCGCAAAACTGTACCGTAAAACAGATGAAAACTTTTTTAACGAGACTGGGTGTTAAATCGAAGGTGGTGGTAACAGGTGATATTACACAGGTTGATTTACCTGCCGGAGAGATGTCCGGATTAATCGATGTCCAGGAAAGACTGATGAACATCAACAACGTCTCTTTTGTATATCTGACCAAAGCCGATATTGTCCGGCACAAGCTCGTTCAGGATATTGTTGATGCGTATGAATCATAA
- the recO gene encoding DNA repair protein RecO translates to MSIFRTEAVALGRTDYSDSSQIITFYTRDYGKIHTLAKGFKRTSGRYSSKAVDLLTYYQILFIKKTHTSLHTLTEAVLQDNYPMLRTDLDRYYMASCAAELVNEFTGENDPSEQLFDVFVNTLTGIARDTDAMISLLAFEIKMLKILGYLPEWGCCVNCKNSIPQISGVYFNAREGGILCRRCQVKFKNGIVVPAGAISIAGRFVDINLQRLERVRIQSSICVEIEKMLRYYINSLLNKGLNSWKYIKI, encoded by the coding sequence ATGTCCATCTTCAGAACAGAGGCGGTTGCACTGGGAAGGACAGATTACAGCGATTCCAGTCAAATAATTACCTTCTACACCCGTGACTACGGTAAAATCCATACCCTTGCTAAAGGGTTCAAGCGTACATCGGGAAGGTACAGCTCGAAAGCAGTAGATCTGTTGACGTACTATCAGATTCTCTTTATTAAAAAAACACATACGTCTCTTCATACCCTTACGGAGGCAGTTTTACAAGATAATTACCCAATGCTACGAACCGATCTAGATAGATACTATATGGCTTCGTGTGCGGCAGAACTCGTTAACGAATTTACCGGAGAAAATGATCCCAGTGAACAGCTCTTTGATGTTTTTGTAAACACGCTGACGGGAATAGCAAGGGATACCGATGCTATGATATCATTGTTAGCCTTTGAGATAAAAATGCTGAAGATCCTGGGGTATTTACCTGAATGGGGGTGTTGTGTGAATTGCAAAAACAGCATTCCGCAGATTTCCGGGGTATATTTTAACGCAAGAGAAGGTGGGATATTGTGCAGAAGATGCCAGGTTAAATTTAAAAATGGGATTGTTGTTCCTGCCGGTGCAATAAGCATTGCCGGTCGATTCGTGGATATTAATTTGCAGAGGTTGGAACGTGTCAGGATACAATCATCTATTTGTGTTGAAATAGAAAAGATGCTGAGATACTATATAAATTCTCTCTTAAACAAAGGACTCAATTCCTGGAAATATATCAAGATTTAA
- a CDS encoding phosphatidate cytidylyltransferase: MSTLQTRIMFGVIMFALFFGILALDSVYSTDIGFGCLAILAGGIGLYEFYHIAGKNNFSPFRISGIVAGVWLSVSYWLSVRTNSGIGSHFLRHETMVILIFWLLLIQTFIRGTRDAIKNIAVTLFGIFYVIFLLSFAIALRHFPHGLCIVILVLLVSKFGDIGGYLFGRKYGKHKLSRVISPNKTIEGACFSLLSSVFIALIFNLIPQTRVMSLPWSLLFGVTIGFSALLGDLAESLLKRDANVKDSGRLVPAFGGVLDVIDCLLVSMPVAYYFFVFFQLV, encoded by the coding sequence GTGAGTACGCTTCAAACGAGGATCATGTTCGGCGTTATTATGTTCGCGCTGTTCTTTGGCATTCTGGCATTAGACTCTGTTTATTCCACAGATATAGGATTCGGGTGTTTGGCTATTTTGGCTGGTGGAATTGGTTTATATGAATTTTACCATATTGCAGGGAAAAACAATTTTTCTCCATTTCGTATTTCTGGTATTGTTGCCGGCGTGTGGTTATCTGTGTCGTATTGGCTATCTGTACGCACAAATTCTGGCATTGGTTCCCATTTTCTCAGACACGAAACCATGGTTATCCTTATCTTCTGGCTTTTACTCATCCAGACTTTCATCCGTGGTACCCGGGATGCCATAAAAAATATTGCGGTAACTCTATTCGGTATCTTTTACGTAATCTTTCTCCTGAGTTTCGCCATCGCCTTGCGTCATTTCCCTCACGGTCTTTGTATCGTAATTCTGGTTTTACTCGTTTCCAAGTTTGGCGACATTGGAGGCTATTTATTCGGCAGAAAATATGGAAAACACAAGCTGTCAAGGGTTATCAGTCCGAATAAGACGATAGAGGGCGCCTGTTTTTCGCTTTTATCAAGTGTTTTCATAGCGCTGATTTTTAATCTTATCCCGCAAACCAGGGTGATGAGTTTGCCGTGGTCTCTATTGTTTGGAGTAACCATAGGTTTTTCTGCTCTGTTGGGCGATTTGGCAGAATCACTTCTCAAACGGGATGCAAATGTAAAAGATTCAGGCCGCCTGGTACCTGCCTTTGGGGGGGTACTGGATGTTATTGATTGTCTATTGGTTAGCATGCCGGTTGCGTATTATTTCTTCGTATTTTTTCAATTAGTTTAG
- a CDS encoding glycine zipper family protein: MKMIHHLFIVLLSVLFITTSCATKRPVLYPNEHLNKVGREIADKDIDDCFQLAEAYVGKYGTEKKVAEQTVVGAAVGAATGAAVGAVTGDVGRGAAAGAAGGGASGLFFGLFKARDPDPLVRQYMEKCLGDKGYTVIGWE; this comes from the coding sequence ATGAAAATGATACATCATTTATTTATAGTTCTTCTTTCAGTACTATTCATAACCACTTCGTGTGCCACAAAAAGGCCTGTCCTTTATCCCAATGAGCATCTCAATAAGGTCGGACGTGAAATAGCTGATAAAGATATCGATGACTGTTTTCAGCTTGCAGAGGCATATGTTGGTAAGTATGGCACTGAAAAGAAAGTTGCCGAACAGACAGTTGTGGGTGCTGCTGTAGGGGCAGCGACAGGTGCGGCTGTAGGGGCTGTTACCGGCGACGTCGGACGTGGTGCCGCTGCAGGAGCCGCCGGTGGGGGTGCCAGCGGGCTTTTCTTTGGTTTATTTAAAGCCAGAGATCCTGACCCTTTGGTCAGACAATATATGGAAAAATGCTTAGGTGATAAGGGGTACACGGTTATCGGGTGGGAATAA